A region of Vicugna pacos chromosome 7, VicPac4, whole genome shotgun sequence DNA encodes the following proteins:
- the LOC140697356 gene encoding uncharacterized protein translates to MPQSCRALPPAGPATTSGHDRARPRPAVAGRAEDEGEGGCPAPRSRPPSSPSSAAVPSASPSVSPASRPPLRRARPLSGLLAVSPAGGQREPPPPPPPPPARSSASSLVPLASPHPREWPGGSQLAAGPPPPLPRCDQWAPATGKPRPPPGGGGLSRRPPARREGPGNGGRGLRPRPRPRCAAWTCHVGAAERRRRPAAPPGEGQRGNGVLPSLPRLTRTSVIPTVKAEIVK, encoded by the coding sequence ATGCCCCAGTCCTGCCGCGCCCTGCCCCCTGCGGGACCGGCCACGACGAGCGGCCACGACCGGGCCCGCCCCAGGCCAGCGGTCGCGGGGAGAGCGGAGGATGAAGGTGAAGGTGGGTGCCCGGCTCCCCGCAGCCGCCCTCCATCCTCCCCGTCCTCGGCTGCGGTTCCGTCCGCATCCCCGTCCGTCTCACCGGCCTCGCGCCCGCCTCTCCGCCGCGCGCGCCCGCTTTCCGGCCTCCTTGCGGTCAGTCCTGCCGGAGGCCAacgggagccgccgccgccgccgccgccgcctcctgctCGCTCCTCCGCTTCCTCCCTGGTTCCTCTGGCTTCCCCTCACCCCCGCGAGTGGCCAGGAGGAAGCCAGCTCGCCGCTGggcctcctccccctcttccccgctgcGACCAATGGGCCCCCGCCACCGGGAAGCCGCGCCCGCCCCCTGGCGGTGGAGGACTGAGCCGGCGCCCGCCAGCCCGGAGGGAAGGGCCGGGGAACGGAGGGAGGGGTctgcggccccgcccccggccacgCTGCGCCGCCTGGACTTGCCACGTGGGAGCCGCAGAGCGGCGGCGGCGCCCGGCAGCCCCCCCTGGAGAGGGGCAACGGGGCAACGGTGTCCTGCCCTCGCTCCCCCGCCTGACACGCACTTCCGTAATTCCCACCGTAAAggcagaaattgtaaaataa